Sequence from the Argentina anserina chromosome 7, drPotAnse1.1, whole genome shotgun sequence genome:
GTGCCAATGACACTCCAACCCAGGCACTtttgtcttctttttttatgATTCTTTAGCATTGTCGACAACCAGATACTACTTGCTTTATTCAAAGACACCCAGTAATAGAGATTTTGAAACATCTGTCGTAACTATCCTCGGATATATGCAGGTACTGGCAGAAGATGAAAACAATGTGAAAGCCCTATTTAGGCGAGCAAAAGCCAGAGCAGAGCTTGGGCAGACAGATGCGGCGCGCGAAGATTTTCTGAAGGCACGCAAGTTTGCTCCTCAAGACAAAGCTATTGCAAGAGAGTTGCGTCTGCTTGCTGAACATGATAAGGCTGTTTATCAGAAACAGAAGGAAATCTACAAGGGAATTTTCGGACCAACACCGGAACCTAAACCCAAGCAAACTAACTGGTTGATCATTATTTGGCAATGGCTATTGTCGTTATTCTACAGTCTCTTTAGGCGTGAGAAGCGGAAAGCTGCATAGTcaactcttttcttctttttaatcaTAATAGACTCATGAAGTGTAACATAAGTACATAACTGAGGAGATATATGCACTGGTGTTATGAATAAACATTGAAGTCTTGCATGTGATCCTAAAGGTCCACTGTCAAATTGTGTGAGGAGCATTCCACGTCTTCTGAGTTAAATCTTATATGGCGTCTGTTTTCAGCTTTAAAATACATTACTCATGGAACACAAACTTTCAGCGGTAATATGCTCATCTCACTTTTACCTTGTTTAAATGAAAAGAAGTAGAAATTAACCAGAACCGGACACACGAAGACTTAAACCAGAAGCCGAAAATAGCCTTGCATTTACCGTCTCCACTTTCACGTTATCTTTTACCGCTGCTTCCTCCTTTTGTAATTGCAGAAGAAACAGAGATCACATTGTGATAGTGATCATTATTTGGTTGGTAGGAAAAACACATCCGGAATTAGTGCTTTTTCTTGGTGTAATAGAAACACCCCAAGACCAGAATGAATTGCCAGTTCTGCGTTGACGTTTGAGGTCCAGTCTCACCCTATCTTGACTATAGGCCCCTCACATCTCCACGACTCTACCTTTACCTTACACGTTAGATATATAAGCCATTAGGGGAGAACAACTAACATAACTGGAGATGAGGCACTCTGTACAGATTCTGGTTGGCAGTGAGTGCAAATACAGATACAACAAAACGAGTACAAATACAACAGGAGCTACCATGAAAGTAAAGCCTAAAGATCATCAGCTGCATCAAATTGGAGCCGTAATTCTATAATAGTACAACATACAATTATCAGCCGACACAAGGTTAGAATTACCTGCCGTACCGATAAAATTCTAAAGCAAATCCTGTTCACCTTGCAAATCACAAGGAAAGGTTTCGCTTTGTTGCTTCCATTTTTAATAAAAGATCTTTAATATCCGCTTCCATCCTCATCTTCATTGTGGAATATTCTCGGTGAGCTCGATCCAGAGACTGCAGTTCCTCAAGCTTCTGTTTCCGCATTTCCTCAGCCTCAATGAAACGGAGCTTTGTTATTCTACTCCTATATTCTTCTTCAACTTTCTCATTCTTTGCCAGTGCAATGCGTTTCAGACCCTCGGCTTCTTTTCTTGCTTCATCCGCACGTGTTTGGAACATTTTAGCCTCGGCCTGCTTCATCCTCACAATACTCTCTAACTCATCAAAAACAGGTTCTTTTAGAGAACTCATGTGCATATCTGACTCCATAATGCGCTTATCATGCTGGTCATAGTTGAAGCTAGGAAGAATGCTGGTAGCAGATTCCAACTGAGGGGCCTTTTCTGTATACACAGACTTTAGCCATGCTGGTTCCTGGCTTGGCCCAGCAATACCACTGCCTCCTTTACCTTGATCCTTCCCAGATAAAATGGGTGTTTTGCTTAACTTGGAACTGTCAGCATCTGCAGCCAAAGGAAAAAACTCTCAAGTGTCAGCCCTTATGGTCACATATATTTGGCTAATCAGAGAACTAGAATCCCACCAAAAACACTCggatttcaatttcaagaAAGATTGGAAACTACAAACAAACTCAtgtcatttgatgaaattaagATCCGACGGTCTCACTGTATATTTGAATCTCATAAAAGCAATGAAAAGCAGTTCAGATTTACTTAGGCAGATGTCTCTTCCAATTGAGTTACCACTACAGATATCTCAACCTCAGAATGCTAAAAGCATAATGCATCAAGTATACAAAACATTGCTACAATTTAATCTCAAACTATGCATTCATACTCGCACTATCGCATCAGTAGCTCCCTTTAAATACTAAAACGCAGGAAAAGCCTTCTCCCCAAAGACTTCCAATTTTCCCCCCACATGTAAACAAAAGGCTTAACTGCTACATTATTATCTAACTGTTACCAAATCtgtgaaatcaaaagatacagcaGAACTTTGTCAATTTTTCAGGAGTGTTCCCTAAGAACTGCATTAGTACATCCAAATCTTATAAACAATGGACGCTAATAACATTTACCAGATGGAAATTTAATATAGGAAAAGTCGGTTTTGAGAAAATTTAATATAGGCAAAGTGGTTTTGAGAAAAAATTTGGTGTGGGAAATTTGGCCTTCTATACCTAGGCATAGAACTATTTGGCAGGAGCAGCCTAGCAATACTACACATAACTGACGTATTATGAAAATGAGTAAACATTACCTCAGATCCATTTGACAACAGAAGACTAAATCTTTTTGTAGATAAAACAAAAAGCTTACCCACAAGAAACGCCATTATGTAACTGTAAACCTCTGGAAGGCCAGACTTATTTGCCAATCTGACAAGTGACTGATCAGCAATTTCATACAGCTGTCTACCTCTCATGTCCTTGCTGACAACGAAAATTCTCTTAACATATTCAAGTTCCCTGGCAAGATTTTCAATCGTCCAGTCCTTGGCGAAACTCTGAAAAACCTCCTTCACAAAGCCAAACATCTCAGAAGGATGGTCACAAGCAACACAATGAAATTGCATCTCAGTCCCTTGGGATCCAGTTGCACTGCGTCCATTTCTAATATAAGATTCCCGCAATGCACAATCAGCATGGCACCAATGAAGACAAACATCACACCCAATCCAACTACATGTATTTGAGGCCATATCAAACTTTGAGCACACGAGACACATGCAACTGCTGCAAAAACCATTCTTTTGCGAACAGACCTTGCAATCACATTCATCCACAGGCACAGGACTTCGACAGGAAGGATTTCTGCATCTCAAGTACAGAAAAATCTCAGCCAAATCAGAAGATGACACACTGCTCTCTTGCTGAAGATATTCCGGTAGACCAGTCTTGAGAGCAACCAAGATTTCCAATTGTGCCCGGTGGGCTTTTAGTAGCATCTCCAAGGTTATGTCTGACCTGTTCTGTAGTGCCTTCTGAAATGCAACTAGTTGCATTCGCTTATCCACATTTAACATAATCTCGCGAATGCTCTCCTTCACACATGCTGCGGATTGCCCTGTCATTTCCTGAAACTTCTTGGCCATTACATGTACTGGATCAGATACTATCCGGGCAATGATCGTCTCAACAGACCCGCCAATGAGCAACTTCTCTTTTTCCTTCTGGCTGCTAGTCCTATATAAACTACCACTACTATTCTCTCTCACTAGTCGTTCCCTGTCAAAACTATAATTTGATCCCATTTCATGAGATCCAACACTGTGTGAAGGTGGTGATCTAACATCCTCATGGTGCTTTGGTTGCCCTCCTGACAACTGCTTATGGAAGCTTAGCTGCCTTTCAAATCCATTAGCCCCTTTAGAGCTTCCTTCCGGATGTCTAATTTGTTGCCCTTGCACAGATTGACCATTTGTAACACCAAACTGAGGATAAGAACCATTGCCGGTGATCCCGGTTTTCTGATAAAATGGAAGCTCCTTATTCTTAGCCTCGTTCTGGGCTAGTGCCTGCCAATCAATACCCTGGAAAAGGGGACGACTTTTAACCGATTGCTCAAAGTCCATCGAGTTCTGGGTGGTTAGAGAACAGCTAGGATTGTGATAAAACGACTGAGAACCTGAAAAGGATACAGATTGAGTAAATCCATCCGAGTTGGTACAGAAAGTGTTAGATAAAGACTGAACGCTCAATGGTTGATCAGGAGAACCAGGAGGGGCACCAATAGGTAACAAAACGTTGGGCAAGCTGAGTGAAAGATCAAGTGGCTCCAGTACCAACTTGTCATCCTTAACATTAACACCCGAATCAGGTTTCTCCTGCCTCCTAACAGGAGAAGATGTAAACAAGTCGAAAGCCCTAGTGCTCGGTCCTTCCATATCATTATCCATGCCAGCCAGTAGTTGTCTGGATTCTCTCTCAGCCCATCCACTATGTTCTGCTGGATGCGCCACGCTTTTCCCCTTGTCCTTGAAAGTGCGAGTCAAATCCGCACTCAGATCCAGTGTATGAACTCCGGTGTCCTCCTCCGTCATCTCCCTATCTGACTCTGTCATTTCATCATCCTCAGGCCTCACTTGAAGTTGAAGGTCTACCTCCGATTCTTTTCCACTGAATGCGTCTTCCCGCTCCCCGGAAGGCGACTCATTGTCCTTGTTTTCCTCGGATTCTTTCCCCTCACATGCTTGTTTATCCAATGACTCATCTTTGTCCTCGTTTTCGCTCCCAATCCCAACTCGCCCTTCTTCCACTTCAGCTCCAGCTTCCAGCACTCCCGCTTTTGGCTCTTCACCTCCATCCCCGGCTCCCACTTCAGCTTCAGCTTCAGCTTCAGGCTCCAGCTCTCCTTCCTCCATTTCACTACTGGTCCTACTTCCACTCTCCCCCTGGGCCTCCTCCGCCACCGCCTCGGCCTCAGGCTCCCTCTGAGGTTCCGGCTCCGGCTCCGGCTCCAGCGCAGTCTGAGGCTCACTCTTCTTAACCTCAACACTCTTGGACCGCTCACTCCCAACAGAGTCCTTCGACCAAGTCGGCGATTTCGACTTGGAAGTCTCATCCTTAAATCGCCGCGGCGGAGACCTGACCCGCGACTGCTCGCTGCCGGAATCCCTAGAATTGGACCACGACGGCGACCGGATGTCCCTCAATCCTCCGCCGCTTTTGCCTCTCTCCTCCAACCTACTAGAGCTCCTCCCTTCCTCAAACTCCTTCCCGAACCGCCGCCACGACGACAGCACGCTCCCTTCCCGCCGCGGCCGGTCCCTCTCCGATCGGAACCCTTTGGGAAACTCGGACCCCCTCCTCGAAGCCCCGCCGCTAAAGCTCTCCGACCGGTGCATCGTACTCCGATCGTACCCTCCGGCGTCTCTTCCGTACCTATCAACCCCCTTCCTCCGCTCCAACTCATGCTCGGCCGGCCTCTTCCTCACCATCCTCGACCCTCCTCCGCCGGCGGCGTCCCGATCGTCATCTGCC
This genomic interval carries:
- the LOC126802280 gene encoding protein OBERON 4 → MKRLRSSEDLDSHGKDPNPNPSLSPSPNPYPSRTSSSSSHRSFYYNKPDAVRKGLLSHSSSASSLAARRADDDRDAAGGGGSRMVRKRPAEHELERRKGVDRYGRDAGGYDRSTMHRSESFSGGASRRGSEFPKGFRSERDRPRREGSVLSSWRRFGKEFEEGRSSSRLEERGKSGGGLRDIRSPSWSNSRDSGSEQSRVRSPPRRFKDETSKSKSPTWSKDSVGSERSKSVEVKKSEPQTALEPEPEPEPQREPEAEAVAEEAQGESGSRTSSEMEEGELEPEAEAEAEVGAGDGGEEPKAGVLEAGAEVEEGRVGIGSENEDKDESLDKQACEGKESEENKDNESPSGEREDAFSGKESEVDLQLQVRPEDDEMTESDREMTEEDTGVHTLDLSADLTRTFKDKGKSVAHPAEHSGWAERESRQLLAGMDNDMEGPSTRAFDLFTSSPVRRQEKPDSGVNVKDDKLVLEPLDLSLSLPNVLLPIGAPPGSPDQPLSVQSLSNTFCTNSDGFTQSVSFSGSQSFYHNPSCSLTTQNSMDFEQSVKSRPLFQGIDWQALAQNEAKNKELPFYQKTGITGNGSYPQFGVTNGQSVQGQQIRHPEGSSKGANGFERQLSFHKQLSGGQPKHHEDVRSPPSHSVGSHEMGSNYSFDRERLVRENSSGSLYRTSSQKEKEKLLIGGSVETIIARIVSDPVHVMAKKFQEMTGQSAACVKESIREIMLNVDKRMQLVAFQKALQNRSDITLEMLLKAHRAQLEILVALKTGLPEYLQQESSVSSSDLAEIFLYLRCRNPSCRSPVPVDECDCKVCSQKNGFCSSCMCLVCSKFDMASNTCSWIGCDVCLHWCHADCALRESYIRNGRSATGSQGTEMQFHCVACDHPSEMFGFVKEVFQSFAKDWTIENLARELEYVKRIFVVSKDMRGRQLYEIADQSLVRLANKSGLPEVYSYIMAFLVDADSSKLSKTPILSGKDQGKGGSGIAGPSQEPAWLKSVYTEKAPQLESATSILPSFNYDQHDKRIMESDMHMSSLKEPVFDELESIVRMKQAEAKMFQTRADEARKEAEGLKRIALAKNEKVEEEYRSRITKLRFIEAEEMRKQKLEELQSLDRAHREYSTMKMRMEADIKDLLLKMEATKRNLSL